DNA from Mesorhizobium sp. B2-1-1:
GGACCTCCGGTGGATGAATCCGAGGCTGACATCCCGCTCGCCTGCCAGCGCCAATTGTTGCCTCTCGTGGGCGAAATCGTCGAGGCGGCTGTCGCGGCCGGCTGGGACAAGGATGATGTGCTTCTGGCTTTTGTGGAACTCGCGTGGGACCTTTACGAAAAAGGTCGCGGGGACCCGCAATAGACGGCCGTGAACGACTGGCTCCGCGCCGCGCCGTTGCGTGCCACTGATGCCGAACAACGCTGTCGAACCACAGGGCCGACACAGCCTCGCATGTGAACTCTTTCTTCGTGACCGATGCGTTGCCGGCTTACGCCCGGGCCGACGAATCCGGAAGCGAAGATCCGTCAAGGCTCTTCGCTATTGACAGAAATGCTGCTGAACTTCCTTCGACGGTCAGTTCTTCTTTCTTATCTCGAATAAAGAATTTTCTTTGCGCGTGGAAGTTCTTTTCAATTCGAGGCGTGTGCGTTACGTTGATTCCGGGTCAGGGGAAGGGGATACCAAGCGGCGGTAAGCCGGCTGAGGCAACACGTATGAAACATGCGGGCGGGGCTCGGGAAAGCGGCGATTCCCAGGGCGTCGATCAAGAGCGGGCAGCTCGATACGTCCTGGATATCATTCCGGAAAGTGCTGGTCCCAGAAGAGCCACCGCCCGCGGAAGCGTCATCTATTCCGTCCGCAGTCCGGGATCGCAGAAATTCCTGGCCAGGGAGCATTCCACGGGGATTGTGCTGAGGCCGGCACGCAAGCTGAGAGCCTCGCTCGGCAGTGACAGGATCACGCAGTACGATGCGCCGGTCGGCTGTCTCGTCGTCAATCCGGCGGGCGTCGACAGCACGCTGGCCTGGTCGCAGACCAGGGAGAACGCCGTCGTTTCGATCTCTCCCGAAGCGCTGTCCGAGCTGGCGGCCCATGAGTTCGACCTCCCGGACGTCAAGCTCGAGCCGCCCGCGTTCGGCACGGTTGACCTGAGGGCGCTCAACATAGCCCAGATGATCACTGCCGAACTGACCGACAGGCTGCCGCCGAACGAGCTCTATCTGGACTCGCTGCTGACGGTGTTCGGAGTGCATCTGCTGCGCGGTTATACGGGTCGCAAGAGGCAGGCCGCGTCGCCCAAAGGCGGGCTCTCCGCCGTTGGCGCCCGACGCGTGCGAGAGTATCTCGACCAGAACTTCGTGCGGAAAGTCATGGTCGCCGAGCTCGCGTCGGTCGCGGGGGTGTCACCAAATCATTTCATAGCAAGGTTCGCCGGGACATTCGGCATGCCGCCGCATCGGTATCTGATCAACCTGCGCCTCGATCTCGCGGAAAAGCTGCTGGCCGGCGGAGAGTTGCCGATTGCCGAAGTCGCCTACCTTGCCGGATTTTCGGATCAGAGCCACCTGGCCGCGACCATGAAGAGATACAGGGGAAGGACGCCAGGCGGGCTGGTGACGCTTTCCGCAGGAATTGAAAGCCCGACCATGGCAAAGTAGCAACAGCTGCTGGCCAGCGATCCAAGACCGGAATTTCCTACAAGGCTTCCGGAGTTTTTCAAAATACGTCCGTCACCACCTGTGCCCCAAGCTTTGCTGGAGTCATTTGGAATGCCATTCAGTTCGCGCATTGCTTGCCATCCGGCCGGATCGATCACATGAGCGGGGTTGGCGATGCGGGCCCGCTTCGATCAATCACGAATTGTTTTTCAGGGGAACGGGGAGGGAGGCCTCGGGTTGAAGTTCATCTGGGAAATATCGGGAGGCCGAAAAATGCCGGGCGATGATGGTCCCCCCGGATCGGTATCCGGAGCCAATCCGGCCCGGCAGCCGCTGCTCAACGTGAAGGGCGGGCTTTCCGTCCGCAGTGCGCGCAAGGTGCAGGAGTTCCTGAACGAGAACTTCTCGCGCAAGCTGGCGCTTGCCGAAATGGCCGCCGTCTGCGGATTTTCATCGTACCACTTCGTGCGCGCCTTCTCCAGGACGTTCGGCATGCCGCCGCATCAATATGTTCTCGATCTCAGGCTGGACTTCGCGGAAAGACTTCTTGCCGACAGCCGCATGACCATCGCCGACATCGCCCATCTCAGCGGGTTTTCGAGCCAGAGCCACTTCACCACCATGATGAAGAAATACCGGCAGATGACGCCGATGCAGGCGCGGGCGGGCAAGTTTAACGCAAAGATTAGATGAAGCCGCGCTCTCGTCATTATTTGATTACTTGATTTTAAAGCAGTTGCTAAGGTAACGAGCCGTTAACCTCCGCGTATATGCTCGTATCTTTTCTCACAAGACAGCAATTTCGTGAAATACCGCGAAGGGGAATCATGTCTTCCTGCTGTGGAGTGGAAGTGTCAGACATTTCGTGCCGGCCAGCGGAGAGGGAACCATGACCGACAATCATATTTCGGGCGGCCATATTTCGGGCGGCTCGCTCCTTGTTCAGCGCCGTGCGGCGCATTTCGCCAGTCACTGGATCGCGAATGGCGATCCTCGGTCCCGTTCGGCCCGGCGCCGCTTGATGGCGGTCCTGCGCATGGCGCATCGTGCGCTGGGCATGGGGCGCAAGCGCTTGGGGCTGGGAACGCTGGGCGTCGGCGGGGCGCTCGGGACAGCCGTGACGCTGGGCGCCTTCGCGATCGGCATGGCCGCGACGCCGGCTCAGGCGCAA
Protein-coding regions in this window:
- a CDS encoding helix-turn-helix domain-containing protein gives rise to the protein MTDALPAYARADESGSEDPSRLFAIDRNAAELPSTVSSSFLSRIKNFLCAWKFFSIRGVCVTLIPGQGKGIPSGGKPAEATRMKHAGGARESGDSQGVDQERAARYVLDIIPESAGPRRATARGSVIYSVRSPGSQKFLAREHSTGIVLRPARKLRASLGSDRITQYDAPVGCLVVNPAGVDSTLAWSQTRENAVVSISPEALSELAAHEFDLPDVKLEPPAFGTVDLRALNIAQMITAELTDRLPPNELYLDSLLTVFGVHLLRGYTGRKRQAASPKGGLSAVGARRVREYLDQNFVRKVMVAELASVAGVSPNHFIARFAGTFGMPPHRYLINLRLDLAEKLLAGGELPIAEVAYLAGFSDQSHLAATMKRYRGRTPGGLVTLSAGIESPTMAK
- a CDS encoding AraC family transcriptional regulator; its protein translation is MRARFDQSRIVFQGNGEGGLGLKFIWEISGGRKMPGDDGPPGSVSGANPARQPLLNVKGGLSVRSARKVQEFLNENFSRKLALAEMAAVCGFSSYHFVRAFSRTFGMPPHQYVLDLRLDFAERLLADSRMTIADIAHLSGFSSQSHFTTMMKKYRQMTPMQARAGKFNAKIR